The genome window TCGTAGGAGGCTGGCGAACGGCGTGCTGTCCATGTGCACCCATTCAGCCCTGGCGCACCACCTTTGGGCCTTCTCTATGGTCCACAGAAGGTCCACACCAAGAGCTTTAAGCAGCAGGTAGAAGCCCACGGCGAAGAAGGTCAAGAAGAGGGTGGTGATGGCGTACGTCCTGAACCTGGCACTGTAGATCCATTTCACCTTTGACATGACCTCGGCCACCATAATGCCTGACAAATTACAAGACACTTTCAGACTCTTCTGAATTATACCAATACGGCCGACTAACCTGTGACCAGCCCGGCGAGGACTTGGTGCGGGAAGTGGGCTGCCATGTAGACCCTGGACATGCAAACTACCAGCACCACCAGACCCATGACAACCCATAGAACCAAACGCAGGAATCTGCCAGAAAGGACAGGGGGAGTACCAACAGCCGACATCTGACAAGCCAACGACCATATTGTCGTAACTCACTTGTACAGTGACGGTAGACATCGTTTCTTCGCCGCAATGTTGAGTATGGCCGTCACCATGACATACCAGACCCCCGCGGCACCCATTGCGTGACCAGACGGACTTCCTGCAATTGTATTGACTTGAGTAGGACTGAACTTTGGAAGCGAGTCAAACGTGATACAATCATGAATGAGGTTAACCAGATCACAATGAGAAGGTCTACCTGGTCCAGTTTCACATGTAATTGGGAACTGTTGCAGCAAAGGGGCCCCTTTTGCCCCATAGAAGTCGGTCTCATGAACCCACCAATATGGTCTCTCTCCAAAAAGAACCCtgtcatagaaaaaaaaattgaaaccaAAACAATTCTTACTCAACTTCTTATCTGAGCATTACCATTTAAGGACCAGGTTGATCCAATCACCGATGACAGCCACCCAGATGAGCCGGACGGCCATGTCCCGCCGCAGATGGAACCAGatggggaagaaaaagaagaaggtcGTGTGCAGGTCAGCCACAGCGGAAGCAAAACTAAAAAGGCCTTTGTAACCGCCGTATTTGGTCTGCAGGTGCAGTACCAGCTCGATCCCCCAGCTGTGTACCAGATCCATGACACCAGACTTTTCCCCGAAACGTTTGTTCTCTAGGGTCTTCTTTTCAGTGGTCAGTCAGGACACCGTGCAGCTCCGTCGCCTCTATTAGGTTTGCGTGTGTGAGATCCCCATTGGACTTTACTCAAGGCTAACAGGcttgtttgccttttgaaCAGTCCAGATAGGTTCCTTAACTCCGTGCACTCCCCCCCCTAGACCTCCTCTGCTGGAATCCATAATTCTAGAACTCTATGGCCGACGCACACGGAGTTCCtagaaaacattttctccGCTTAGTGACTGACGCCAAGTTTCTTTGCTTATCCTTCTTGTGCGGATGATGCTGATGTTGTCCTTCTGCACTGATTGCACTGACTCCTTTCTATCACTTATTTCCGAGTTACCAATCAGCAGTATCCGTTTTATCGGACTTTATCATCATGCAATCATTGATGGCCTTATGCAATCTACAAGTAGACAACATCGAGAGCAGTAAGATATTTTCTCCAGCTCATCAAAAGACAATTACATAACTGGTAGGTTCTTGAGGAAGGAGGGAGAATACGAggtcaaatgtcaaacaatATACAGTCCAAATGACTCACAGTGTGTCATTTCCGAGACAAACGTTAATCGTGCCACTTCTGGTAAATTTGCAGTCTGTCTTTGACGTCGTtggtttccccccccccaactcagtgtttgtgtgccagcGCTGCCAGACTCTCCCGACTCACAGTGTTTTATTACACATGTGCAAGGTCCAAAGATCAACATGAGCATGCGTCTAGGTGGTGGTCTCCCCCGGCTATAAAAACAAGCAGCTGTGTCACCGCCGGCGACACTCAAGAGTGACTCGTCGTCTGCAACGATGCTTCACGCCATCATGGACGCTATGCAGGGTTTCGGGGTGAGCAGCACCCGCTACCTGCAGACCAACTACCAAGATGCTCAAGGCTTGTTCCTTTGGGTGTCATGGGCAGCAGACCTCAGGAACactttcttcatcttcttcccaCTCTGGTTCCACTTGCGGCCTTCGGTGGGCATCAAGCTCATCTGGGTGGCTGTCATCGGGGACTGGCTCAACTTGGTGTTCAAATGGTAAGGTGGGAAGAATCCCATTAAAGAGAATTTGAATGACTAAGTCCATCTTTCCGTTTTCAGGATTCTGTTTGGGGAGAGGCCCTACTGGTGGGTCCACGAGACACCGTATTACACCAACAGCCTTCGCCCTGAGATTCAACAGTACCCCATGACCTGTGAGACCGGACCAGGTACGAAAAACTCCAAACTGGCACTTGGTACGAGGGTCGCCATACAAACTAACTTTCCTTTTGGCTATCCAGGAAGCCCCTCGGGTCATGCTATGGGAGCGGCAGACGTCTACTACACATTGGTGACGTCCATCCTCGCCATCACGGCTCGTAAGAAGAAACACGCTGGCAGGAAGTCCACCAACAATAGGTGAATCCTAAACCCTACATTTTGTTTACAGTTTTCTAGCCTGCGCTTATCACTGAACATTCTGTCAACACGTGGTTGATCATTGACCCTTTGGGTATCAAACCGTTTGACATCCAGGCAGCTGAAGTTGTCCCGATAAGTCAACAGTGATGGCGTTCCTAAAGTATCCTTTACTGACATGAACTTCTTTTGTGGCAGCTACCTGAAGGTCATCCTTTGGACCATCTTCTGGGGAGTCCAAGTgtgcgtctgtctgtctagGGTCTTCATCGCTGCCCACTTCCCCACCAGGTCATTGCTGGAGTCATCTCAGGTATGGCTCAGGTCATGAAGGAATCATACAAATTcctcttcttcaccttcactcAACCTCACTTGGTCTCTCCATCCAGGTATGATTGTGGCGGAGGCCTTCAACAGAACACAGTGGATCTACAGCGCCAGCATGAAGAGATACTTCTACACGACACTTTTCCTGACCTCCTTCGCCGTTGGCTTCTACCTACTTCTCAGACTTGTGGGCGTAGACCTCTTGTGGACGCTCGAGAAGGCCCAGAAATGGTGCTCCAGACCTGAGTGGGTCCACCTAGACAGCACCCCGTTCGCCAGCCTCTTGCGCAACATGGGCACGCTCTTCGGCCTGGGCTTGGGCCTGCACTCGCCGCTGTACACCGAAACCAAGCGCAGTAGCAGCAGTTCTG of Syngnathus acus chromosome 19, fSynAcu1.2, whole genome shotgun sequence contains these proteins:
- the g6pca.1 gene encoding glucose-6-phosphatase a, catalytic subunit, tandem duplicate 1, encoding MDLVHSWGIELVLHLQTKYGGYKGLFSFASAVADLHTTFFFFFPIWFHLRRDMAVRLIWVAVIGDWINLVLKWVLFGERPYWWVHETDFYGAKGAPLLQQFPITCETGPGSPSGHAMGAAGVWYVMVTAILNIAAKKRCLPSLYKFLRLVLWVVMGLVVLVVCMSRVYMAAHFPHQVLAGLVTGIMVAEVMSKVKWIYSARFRTYAITTLFLTFFAVGFYLLLKALGVDLLWTIEKAQRWCARAEWVHMDSTPFASLLRNMGSLLGLGLGLHWLPPLGTSGAFKTGCVVVSLGLLGVLDSWTFSSENLVAFYCLSFGKSAVALLIPTALAPRALRWIITKGASSKKL
- the LOC119138000 gene encoding LOW QUALITY PROTEIN: glucose-6-phosphatase-like (The sequence of the model RefSeq protein was modified relative to this genomic sequence to represent the inferred CDS: inserted 1 base in 1 codon), which encodes MLHAIMDAMQGFGVSSTRYLQTNYQDAQGLFLWVSWAADLRNTFFIFFPLWFHLRPSVGIKLIWVAVIGDWLNLVFKWILFGERPYWWVHETPYYTNSLRPEIQQYPMTCETGPGSPSGHAMGAADVYYTLVTSILAITARKKKHAGRKSTNNSYLKVILWTIFWGVQVCVCLSRVFIAAHXPHQVIAGVISGMIVAEAFNRTQWIYSASMKRYFYTTLFLTSFAVGFYLLLRLVGVDLLWTLEKAQKWCSRPEWVHLDSTPFASLLRNMGTLFGLGLGLHSPLYTETKRSSSSSVSRAGCIVGSLLLLHLFDSFKPPTHTAALFYLLSFCKSATVPVATVSIIPYLVNSALGLHSKKAA